Below is a window of Bifidobacterium asteroides DNA.
CGATGTTGAGGTTGCGCGTCGATCGATTCAGAGGCTTATGTGGTCGAGGCATAACTTTGATCTCCCATCGAAAAGGCATCAATATGTCACAGGATAATGCCTGGGACCTACCTGTCGCAGTTCATGACGAGTATCAGACTGACGTTGTTATTTGTGAGGATGCAGAGATAGGAGAATATCTTTCACAGCTGTTTGGTAGTCTGTACGTTTGTGAGAAGCATCGTAGATAGATTACGCCAGCGGTACCATTATTCGTTGGTTATCCTGCGTGAACTTGTCAAGACCGATTTCAAGCTCAGGTATCAGGGATCCTTCCTTGGCGTGGCTTGGTCGGTCCTGCAGCCCTTGATGCTCTTCGTGGTCATGTACCTTGTTTTTGCTAAATTCCTCAGGATGACCGATGGCACGCCGACCTATCCCGTCGTGCTGCTTCTGGGCATAAGCTCCTGGCAGTTCTTCAACGAGTCAACTTCCATAGGTCTGCGTTCTGTGGTGGATCGTGGCGATCTTCTGCGCAAGGTGCATTTCCCTAATTACATCGTGGTTGTGTCAGCCACCATGGGGGCGCTGATCAGTTACGGCATCAACCTGATCGTGGTCCTCATCTTCGCCATCTTCTGTCGGGTGCATTTCACTTGGAGAGTCCTGTTGCTGCCCATCAGCGTATTCCAGTTGTATATTCTGGCCTTGGGCTTTACGCTGATCATGGCTACCATGTACGTCTACTTCCGTGACGTGTCGCATATCTGGGACGTGCTGCAACAGGTGATCTTCTATTCCATTCCTGTTATCTATCCTTTGACGGCCGTGTCGGGAATCCACCATTGGTGGGGTCCTGTCGTAGCTAAGTTGCTTCTGCTCAACCCTATAGCGCAATCCATCCAGGATATCCGGCATTCATTCATCGCTCCGGAGACCACCCCCACTGTGTGGAATCAGGTCGGCAATCCATTCGTGACCATGGTCCCCATCCTGCTCACTGTGATCATCGTGGTGCTGGGTGTATGCGTATTCCGCAAGTACAATCGCAAATTCGCCGAGGTGATGTGATGAGCAAGGCTGGGGAGCTAATTCGTCGGAAAGACGATCGGCCCGTGGTTCTGTCCGTGGAGCATGTGGACAAGGTCTTTCGTCTGCCTACAGAACAAGCCACAGGGCTCAAGCAGGCATTTATCAACTGGACCCGGGGGATCAAGGGATACAAGGAGCAGCAGGTGTTGCAGGATGTGTCCTTCCAGGTGCATCGGGGCGACTTTTTCGGCATCGTCGGACGCAACGGCAGTGGCAAGTCAACCCTGCTCAAGCTGATTTCGGGCATCTACTATCCTGAGCACGGCCATATCTCCTATACGGGCAAGCTGGTGCCCTTTATCGAATTGGGTGTGGGTTTCAACCCGGAGCTGACTGGTCGCGAGAACGTCTACCTGAACGGAGCCTTGCTGGGATTCACCCGCAGTGAGGTCGACGCCATGTACGATGACATCGTGGATTTTGCTGAACTGGGCGAGTTCATGGATCAGAAGCTGAAGAACTACTCCAGCGGCATGCAGGTGCGCCTGGCTTTTTCCGTGGCCATCAAAGCCCAGGGCGACATACTGATTCTGGATGAGGTTCTTGCCGTAGGCGATGAGGCTTTCCAACGCAAATGCGATGATTACTTCACCGAGGTCAAGAAAGATCCCAACAAGACGGTCATCCTCGTCACCCACGACATGGGTGCCGTGAAGAAGTACTGTGACCGGGCAATTTTGCTCAAGGACGGCCATGTGGTGATTAATGGCGACAAAGATGATGTCGCCAACCGGTACACCTTGGAGAATCTTAAGAATACGGACCAACAGTACAATGATAATAAGTTGGGCAAGAACGAGTATCCAACCGGTCTCAGTGCCCAGGTCCCCATCTTGCGTTCCTACCCGGTATCATCGTCGGTCTGCAGGAGTTCAGATACTTTCCGCTTCGATGTGGAATACGAATGTGCACAATATGACCATCTTTATATGGCTATTGCTATGCATGACACTCGACGCGGTGGTATCGCCTATGACACAGGTTCCATTCCTTTGAAAGGCTGTGGTCATCGTGTAGTACATTGCTCGATGCCATTGAACATTTTCAATAATGGCGAGTTCCGCCTTGTCGTTTCCTTGCGTGTCAATGATTCCGGAGAGACGGATAAAGATGCTCCAACACAAATGATCGCATTTACCAGTGACGAGAATTCGTGTGTCTTTGCCATCCGCGACAAACGGAATAGGGATTATGCGATGCTAAGCGATCGCGGTCTGCAAATCAAAGTGCTGGGTGGGGAATCTCTATAGTTCGTCGTCATGTGTGCCTCTTTCTCAAAAGCTAGGAAATTATAGGCTTCTTGAGTCGGTTGGGCTTGAAAACTCCTGATGAAGTCTACTCTCTAGTTTTGGCTACCGATGTATATAGTTGCATGCTTTGCCTACGTATAGTTCCTGCTGACGCATATGTTTGTGGCCTTTATGACAGAACGTCAGTGTGAATGCCGTCATTATGGTTCGTTGTGTGGATATGCAAGGTTCCATGAATGCGTGAAGGATTTATCGATGGGTACGAACTGACCCAGGTCTGGTCGTGCATGTCTGATAGTGTTATCGGCTTCGAACTTGCTTATTGGGATCTTGTACATTAGGAAGAGCAGTACCAATTTGAAGACGACTAAGGATATTGGTTTTATTCATAAAGGCCTTTCTTGCAGTGAGCCGAATGTATGATCGATTTCTGTGGGGTTAATCAGAGAATGATGGCAATGCTGTCACCGTGGTGGGTGGGAGTTCTTGTGACTTGACAGTATAGGTCATAGAAGTATAGGTCATAGATTTGTATACCTATGCATTACATTCGGACGATTGGAAATGGGTACTTGGCGATGGGCGAGGGTAAGAAGTCTGAACGTCGTTCGGACAGAGTCGAAGGCCATGAGTCGGCTGGGCCCTCATGCCTGATGGTGACGGGGGGTGCCGGGTTCATCGGCACGAATTTTGTGCGCTATGTGTTGGCCCGCCATCCTGACACGCGCATTGTGGTTTACGATCTGCTCACCTATGCAGCCAAGATGGACAACCTCCATGGCCTTATTCCCGATCGTATCGACATGGTCCATGCCGATATCTGCGACGCCGAATCCGTGGAATGGACCATCCGCCAATATCATGTCGATGCCATCGTCCATTTTGCGGCTGAGTCGCACAACGACAACTCCATCCAGGATCCTGCCCCCTTCATCAGGACCAATCTCTATGGCACTTATGTTCTGTTGGAGGCGGCCCGTCGCCACGACCTGCGCTTCCATCAGGTATCCACTGATGAGGTTTTCGGCGATCTCGACTTCGATGATCCGCGCCGCTTCACTGAGACCAGTCCATATCGGCCATCAAGCCCATATTCGTCCACCAAGGCAGGGGCGGACCATCTGGCGCGTGCCTGGTGGCGTACCTATGGGACCCGGGTGACTATCTCCAACTGCTCTAATAATTACGGTCCCTATCAGCACATCGAGAAATTCATTCCTCGGCAGATTACCAACATCCTCGTTGGAATCCGCCCACGAATCTATGGCCAGGGTCGAGCGGTCCGGGATTGGATCCACGTGCAGGATGATTGCCGGGCCGTCTGGAGCATTCTGGTCCATGGAGCGCCGGGATCAACCTACCTTATCGGGGCGGATGGCGAGCTGAGCAACATGGAGGTGCTCCAGAAGATCCTCCGCATCATGGGGCGCGGACCCGACGAATTCGATTTGGTGGCGGATCGGCCCGGCGGAGATCGTAGATATGCCATCGATGCCGGAAAGATAAAGCGGGATCTCGGTTGGCGGCCTCTGCACTGTGACTTCGAGCAGGGTCTGTCTGAGACGATCGACTGGTATCGTCGTCACCGCGAGTGGTGGGCGGGTGACAAGCAGGCGGTCGAGGCTCGCTATCGGGAGCAGGGACACTGATATTTGTGGCTGTACCACCCTTCGATGTAAACTAGTCGGGTTCCTATCGTGGCCAGAGGATTGTTCTGCCACGATTGGCGTGCAATACACCCTCCTGTCACGGAAGGTCCGTGACCTGTAAGTCCAAAGGAGGTGGGTGATGTCTGCGCACAAGTATGAATTGATGTTCA
It encodes the following:
- a CDS encoding ABC transporter permease, translating into MRSIVDRLRQRYHYSLVILRELVKTDFKLRYQGSFLGVAWSVLQPLMLFVVMYLVFAKFLRMTDGTPTYPVVLLLGISSWQFFNESTSIGLRSVVDRGDLLRKVHFPNYIVVVSATMGALISYGINLIVVLIFAIFCRVHFTWRVLLLPISVFQLYILALGFTLIMATMYVYFRDVSHIWDVLQQVIFYSIPVIYPLTAVSGIHHWWGPVVAKLLLLNPIAQSIQDIRHSFIAPETTPTVWNQVGNPFVTMVPILLTVIIVVLGVCVFRKYNRKFAEVM
- the rfbB gene encoding dTDP-glucose 4,6-dehydratase, with the translated sequence MVTGGAGFIGTNFVRYVLARHPDTRIVVYDLLTYAAKMDNLHGLIPDRIDMVHADICDAESVEWTIRQYHVDAIVHFAAESHNDNSIQDPAPFIRTNLYGTYVLLEAARRHDLRFHQVSTDEVFGDLDFDDPRRFTETSPYRPSSPYSSTKAGADHLARAWWRTYGTRVTISNCSNNYGPYQHIEKFIPRQITNILVGIRPRIYGQGRAVRDWIHVQDDCRAVWSILVHGAPGSTYLIGADGELSNMEVLQKILRIMGRGPDEFDLVADRPGGDRRYAIDAGKIKRDLGWRPLHCDFEQGLSETIDWYRRHREWWAGDKQAVEARYREQGH
- a CDS encoding ABC transporter ATP-binding protein translates to MSKAGELIRRKDDRPVVLSVEHVDKVFRLPTEQATGLKQAFINWTRGIKGYKEQQVLQDVSFQVHRGDFFGIVGRNGSGKSTLLKLISGIYYPEHGHISYTGKLVPFIELGVGFNPELTGRENVYLNGALLGFTRSEVDAMYDDIVDFAELGEFMDQKLKNYSSGMQVRLAFSVAIKAQGDILILDEVLAVGDEAFQRKCDDYFTEVKKDPNKTVILVTHDMGAVKKYCDRAILLKDGHVVINGDKDDVANRYTLENLKNTDQQYNDNKLGKNEYPTGLSAQVPILRSYPVSSSVCRSSDTFRFDVEYECAQYDHLYMAIAMHDTRRGGIAYDTGSIPLKGCGHRVVHCSMPLNIFNNGEFRLVVSLRVNDSGETDKDAPTQMIAFTSDENSCVFAIRDKRNRDYAMLSDRGLQIKVLGGESL